From the genome of Papaver somniferum cultivar HN1 chromosome 2, ASM357369v1, whole genome shotgun sequence, one region includes:
- the LOC113349355 gene encoding ABC transporter C family member 8-like, protein MEINQGDFSWICGGEFSWGSSCTHGVIIDGLNLLFIISLSLFWIIGYFRKQFIRGNTRTDWLLVVVSVCCAVNAIAHFSVSLWGAFQKEDASSDISWPFDFVRGLIWIFVSLALIVPLIKWARILVSVWWISFSILNSLHYVEILVKQEKIEILDMVSWSVSLLLPFCVLRHFRRLQVSQNTQAEALSEPLLTAKDENNRSGLGNANLFSKLTFFWLNSLMSKGHSKPLTLEDIPNLVPEDEAYIAYQAFFRAWELLRRQKSSENDSNLVLWALAKVYYKEMILVGTYAFLRTISVVISPLLLYAFVNYSTRKEESLSHGLSLVGLLVIVKVIESLSQRHWYFSSRRFGMRMRSALMVAVYQKQLKLSSLGRKRHSTGEIVNYIAVDAYRMGEFPFWFHSSWTYAVQLFLAIGVLFGIVSFGALPGLVPLFMCAVLNVPFAKMLQTCQTQIMVAQDERLRATSEVLNNMKIIKLQSWEDNFKNLIESLRDKEFKWLSKAQIQKSYGTALYWMSPTLVSSVVFLGCIFVKNASLNASTIFTILATLRTMSEPVKLIPEALSAIIQVKVSLHRLNIFLLDHELTDENVVKKNQKKNSGFDIVIESGIFSWELELATPTLRSVDLVVKRGQKIAVCGPVGAGKSSFLCAILGEIPKISGSVDVFGSIAYVSQTSWIQSGTIRDNILFGQPMDKGRYNKAIKASALDKDIENFNHGDLTEIGQRGLNMSGGQKQRIQLARAVYNDADIYLLDDPFSAVDAHTASILFNECVMEALAKKTVVLVTHQVEFLAEVDKILVMESGNVTQSGTYEELLTVGTAFEQLVSAHKSSMAEIDPAKNGNQGEFEKLDSNRFEESKYSLAIKENNAADDISVKGMPGIQLTEEEGRESGDVGWKPFYDYITVSKGLLFFGSSALSQIFFFSFQVAATYWLAIAINIPSVGNSMLIGVYAGISTVSTLFLYLRSYFAALLGLKASKAFFYGFTDSVFKAPMLFFDSTPIGRILTRVSSDLSVLDFDVPFSVAFVIASSFEIVATVCIMASVTWPVLVVAVLAMVAVKYVQDYYLASARELIRINGTTKAPVMNYAAETSLGVVTVRAFSMTGRFFNSYQKLIDTDAKLFFHSNAAMEWLIIRVEVLQNLTLFTAALLLVLLPRGAVNPGFVGLSLSYALALTGTQVFMTRWYCNLANYIISVERIKQFMHIPSEPPAIVDDRRPPPSWPSEGRIDLENLKIKYRPNAPLVIKGITCTFKEGARVGVVGRTGSGKTTLISALFRLVEPASGKILIDGLNICSMGLKDLRLKLSIIPQEATLFRGTVRTNLDPLGLYSDEEIWKAIEKCQLKTTISSLPNLLDSPVSDDGDNWSAGQRQLFCLGRVLLKRNKILVLDEATASIDSATDAILQRVIRQEFKNCTVITIAHRVPTVTDSDMVMVLSYGNLIEYDEPSKLMESNSYFSKLVGEYWSSCRRSSLQSLQHYN, encoded by the exons ATGGAGATTAATCAAG GGGATTTCTCTTGGATTTGCGGAGGAGAATTTAGTTGGGGTTCTTCATGCACTCATGGAGTAATTATTGATGGTTTGAACCTTTTATTCATCATCTCTTTATCTTTGTTTTGGATTATTGGTTATTTCAGGAAGCAATTCATTCGTGGTAATACCAGAACAGATTGGTTACTAGTAGTTGTTTCAGTATGTTGTGCTGTTAATGCCATTGCACATTTTAGTGTTTCTCTATGGGGTGCATTTCAGAAAGAAGACGCATCATCCGATATTAGTTGGCCATTTGACTTCGTTAGGGGGTTAATATGGATATTTGTGTCACTCGCACTCATTGTGCCACTGATCAAATGGGCAAGAATTTTGGTTTCTGTATGGTGGATTTCCTTCTCTATACTGAATTCCCTACATTATGTGGAAATCTTAGTGAAACAAGAAAAGATCGAAATCCTCGATATGGTTTCATGGTCTGTAAGTTTGTTACTCCCCTTTTGTGTTTTAAGGCATTTTAGGCGGCTGCAAGTTTCACAAAATACTCAGGCAGAGGCTTTGTCGGAGCCACTATTAACTGCGAAAGATGAAAATAACAGATCAGGATTAGGAAATGCTAATTTGTTTAGCAAGCTAACATTTTTTTGGCTCAATTCTTTGATGTCCAAGGGTCATTCAAAACCATTAACTCTAGAAGACATACCTAATCTTGTCCCTGAAGATGAAGCTTATATTGCTTACCAGGCATTCTTTCGCGCTTGGGAGCTTCTACGGAGGCAAAAGAGCTCAGAAAATGATAGTAATCTGGTTCTTTGGGCACTAGCTAAAGTTTACTATAAAGAAATGATACTTGTAGGAACCTATGCATTTCTTAGGACCATCAGTGTTGTAATTTCTCCGCTGTTACTTTACGCCTTTGTAAATTATTCAACCCGTAAAGAAGAAAGTCTGTCTCACGGCCTTTCACTAGTTGGTTTGTTAGTGATTGTCAAGGTTATAGAGTCTTTATCTCAGAGGCATTGGTACTTTAGCTCAAGAAGGTTTGGTATGAGAATGAGATCTGCTCTAATGGTGGCCGTTTATCAAAAGCAGTTAAAGCTTTCTAGTTTGGGTCGAAAAAGACACTCGACTGGGGAAATAGTCAATTACATTGCAGTTGATGCTTATCGAATGGGTGAATTCCCGTTCTGGTTTCATTCTTCATGGACTTACGCAGTTCAATTGTTTCTTGCGATTGGAGTACTTTTCGGAATAGTTAGTTTTGGGGCTCTTCCTGGTTTAGTTCCTCTCTTCATGTGCGCAGTTCTAAATGTGCCCTTTGCCAAGATGCTTCAGACTTGTCAGACACAAATTATGGTTGCCCAAGATGAAAGATTAAGAGCCACTTCTGAGGTTCTAAATAATATGAAGATTATCAAATTACAATCATGGGAAGACAATTTCAAAAATTTGATCGAGTCCCTCCGAGATAAGGAGTTCAAATGGTTGTCAAAGGCACAAATTCAGAAATCTTATGGGACTGCACTCTACTGGATGTCCCCCACATTGGTGTCTTCAGTCGTTTTTCTAGGTTGTATATTTGTGAAAAATGCTTCTTTGAATGCCAGCACGATTTTTACAATTCTCGCAACGCTGAGGACCATGTCAGAACCCGTCAAACTGATTCCGGAGGCTCTTTCTGCGATAATTCAAGTCAAGGTTTCTTTACATCGCCTTAATATTTTTTTGTTGGATCATGAGCTCACTGATGAAAATGTTGTGAAGaagaatcaaaagaagaactCTGGTTTCGATATTGTAATAGAGTCTGGTATTTTCAGTTGGGAGCTAGAACTTGCCACTCCAACCTTGAGGTCTGTTGATCTTGTGGTAAAAAGAGGACAGAAAATTGCTGTTTGTGGACCTGTTGGTGCTGGAAAATCTTCTTTCTTGTGCGCTATTCTGGGGGAAATACCAAAGATCTCAGGATCA GTTGATGTATTTGGGTCTATCGCCTACGTATCACAAACGTCTTGGATACAGAGCGGGACGATTCGTGATAATATACTGTTTGGACAGCCAATGGACAAAGGAAGATACAATAAGGCCATTAAAGCATCCGCTTTGGATAAAGATATTGAAAATTTCAACCATGGCGATCTTACAGAAATTGGCCAGAGAGGGCTGAACATGAGTGGAGGACAGAAACAGCGGATTCAACTCGCTAGAGCTGTCTATAATGATGCTGATATCTATCTTCTTGACGACCCATTTAGTGCTGTTGATGCACATACAGCTTCCATTCTTTTCAAT GAATGTGTCATGGAAGCTCTTGCTAAGAAGACTGTTGTTTTAGTGACACACCAAGTTGAGTTTCTAGCTGAAGTTGATAAAATATTG GTTATGGAAAGTGGAAATGTGACTCAGTCAGGAACTTATGAGGAGCTTTTAACTGTTGGGACAGCATTTGAACAGCTTGTTAGTGCCCATAAGAGTTCAATGGCAGAAATTGACCCTGCAAAAAATGGAAACCAGGGTGAATTTGAAAAACTGGATTCGAATAGGTTCGAGGAATCTAAATATTCCCTGGCAATAAAAGAAAACAATGCTGCTGATGATATCTCAGTGAAGGGTATGCCAGGGATTCAGTTGACGGAAGAAGAAGGGAGGGAGAGTGGAGATGTTGGGTGGAAGCCGTTTTATGATTATATCACTGTGTCCAAGGGACTACTTTTTTTCGGCTCATCAGCATTATctcagatttttttcttttctttccaagTTGCTGCTACTTATTGGTTAGCGATTGCCATAAATATTCCTAGTGTAGGCAATAGCATGTTAATTGGAGTTTACGCAGGGATTTCAACTGTAAGTACATTATTTTTGTACTTAAGGTCCTACTTTGCAGCTCTTTTAGGACTGAAGGCTTCAAaagccttcttctatggtttcaCCGATTCTGTGTTTAAGGCACCTATGCTCTTCTTTGATTCAACCCCGATTGGAAGGATTTTAACACGG GTATCATCAGATTTGAGTGTATTGGATTTCGACGTTCCTTTTTCTGTTGCATTTGTAATTGCATCTTCTTTTGAGATTGTTGCAACCGTTTGTATAATGGCGTCGGTGACATGGCCAGTTCTCGTTGTGGCCGTTCTTGCGATGGTAGCTGTAAAATATGTTCAG GACTACTATTTGGCCTCTGCAAGGGAGTTAATTAGGATTAATGGAACTACTAAAGCTCCTGTAATGAACTACGCAGCTGAGACATCACTAGGAGTTGTCACAGTAAGGGCTTTTTCTATGACTGGAAGGTTCTTTAATAGTTATCAGAAGCTCATCGACACGGACGCTAAGCTATTCTTTCATTCTAATGCTGCTATGGAGTGGTTAATTATAAGAGTTGAAGTACTCCAGAATTTGACATTGTTTACAGCAGCTCTTCTCCTTGTTTTGCTTCCTCGGGGTGCCGTAAATCCAG GTTTTGTGGGGCTCTCTTTATCCTATGCTTTGGCGCTTACCGGCACCCAAGTTTTTATGACTCGATGGTATTGTAACTTAGCTAACTACATCATTTCTGTTGAGCGAATAAAGCAATTTATGCATATACCATCAGAACCTCCAGCTATTGTTGATGATAGAAGACCGCCACCTTCATGGCCCTCCGAAGGAAGGATAGACTTGGAAAATCTTAAG ATAAAGTATCGTCCAAATGCTCCTCTAGTTATCAAGGGAATTACTTGCACTTTCAAAGAAGGAGCAAGAGTGGGTGTTGTTGGTAGAACCGGAAGTGGAAAGACTACACTCATTAGTGCCTTGTTTCGCCTTGTTGAACCCGCAAGTGGGAAGATTCTTATAGATGGGCTAAACATTTGCTCGATGGGTCTAAAGGATTTAAGATTGAAGCTTAGTATAATACCTCAAGAAGCAACTCTCTTCCGCGGAACTGTTCGAACTAATTTAGACCCTTTAGGCCTTTACTCTGACGAAGAGATATGGAAG GCAATAGAGAAGTGCCAGCTTAAAACTACAATCAGTAGTCTCCCTAATCTTCTAGACTCGCCAG TGAGCGACGATGGTGATAATTGGAGTGCTGGTCAACGCCAGCTCTTTTGTCTTGGAAGAGTACTTCTTAAAAGGAACAAAATTCTAGTTCTAGATGAAGCAACTGCATCAATTGACTCTGCAACAGATGCTATTTTACAGAGAGTTATAAGGCAGGAGTTCAAGAATTGCACGGTCATAACAATAGCTCACAGAGTTCCCACGGTTACAGATAGTGACATGGTCATGGTCCTATCTTATG GAAACTTGATTGAATACGACGAACCTTCAAAACTTATGGAAAGTAACTCATATTTCTCTAAGCTTGTGGGTGAATACTGGTCTAGTTGCAGAAGAAGTTCTCTTCAAAGTCTCCAACACTACAATTAA